One part of the Amblyraja radiata isolate CabotCenter1 chromosome 43, sAmbRad1.1.pri, whole genome shotgun sequence genome encodes these proteins:
- the LOC116968086 gene encoding late histone H2B.L4-like: MPDAPKVKVAKKGAKKAVSKPAGKAGKKRRRSRKESYGIYIYKVMKQVHPDTGISSKAMSIMNSFVNDIFERIAGEASRLAHYNKRSTISSREIQTAVRLLLPGELAKHAVSEGTKAVTKYTSSK, from the coding sequence ATGCCTGATGCTCCGAAAGTGAAAGTGGCCAAGAAGGGCGCCAAGAAAGCCGTGTCCAAACCTGCAGGCAAGGCGGGTAAGAAGCGCAGGAGGTCGAGGAAGGAGAGTTACGGCATCTACATCTACAAAGTGATGAAGCAGGTTCACCCCGACACCGGCATCTCCTCCAAGGCCATGAGCATCATGAACTCGTTCGTCAACGATATTTTCGAGCGCATCGCAGGTGAGGCTTCCCGCTTGGCTCATTACAACAAGCGGTCGACCATCAGCTCCCGGGAGATCCAGACCGCCGTGCGCCTGCTGCTGCCCGGGGAGCTGGCCAAGCACGCCGTGTCGGAAGGGACAAAGGCGGTGACCAAGTATACCAGTTCGAAGTAA